The following is a genomic window from Halobacterium sp. R2-5.
GGGAGACCCTCGGGCTGGTCGGGGAGTCCGGCTGCGGGAAGTCGACGCTGGGTCGGACGCTGATGCAACTGGAGACCGCGACCAGCGGCGAGGTCCGCTACGACGGCACGGACGTCACGACGCTGTCCGGGTCGGACCTCAAGGAGTGGCGCCAGAACGTCCAGATGGTGTTCCAGGACCCCGACTCCAGCCTGAACGACCGGATGACCGTCGGGGAGATCGTCATGGAGCCGCTGAACGTCCACAACTGGAAGACCCCGCAGGACCGGCGGCGCCGCGTCCGCGAGCTGCTGGAGACCGTGGGGCTCAGCGAGGAGCACTACTTCCGGTACCCGTTCCAGTTCTCCGGCGGGCAGCGCCAGCGCATCGGCATCGCCCGCGCGCTCGCGCTCGAACCGGACTTCCTCGTGCTCGACGAGCCGGTGAGCGCACTGGACGTCTCCGTGCAGGCGAAGATCCTGAACCTCCTGAACGACCTCCAGGAGGAGTTCGGGCTGACGTACCTCATCATCGCCCACGACCTCTCCGTCGTCGAGCACGTCTGCGACCGGGTGGCGGTGATGTACCTCGGGAACATCATGGAGCTCGGGCCGGCCGAGAACCTCTTCGAGGACCCCGCGAACCCGTACACGAACGCGCTGCTGTCCGCGATTCCGGAGGCCGACCCGTCCGTCGAGAAGGACCGCATGACGCTGCGCGGGACGCCACCGAGCCCGCGGGACCCGCCCACGGGCTGCGTGTTCAGCACGCGCTGCCCGACGAAGATCCGCCCCGAGGCCTACGAGGACCTCGACGACGACGTCTGGGAGGCCGTGGAGGTGTTCCGGGAAGTCGTCCGCGAGCGCGCGGGCGTAACGAAGTCCACGACCGACCGCGTGAAGGAGCTCGTGGGCCTGGGCAGCGACGGCCCCGACATCGAGGAGGCAGCCGACGACGTGTTCGACGACCTCGACGTGCCCAGCGACGTGAGCCAGCACGTCGACACCGCCGTCGAGTACGTGAACCACGACGACCCGCAGAGCGCCCGCGAGCACCTCCGCGAGGCGTTCGGGAGCGTCTGCGAGCGCGAGGTCCCGGAGAACCACGTGGTCGACGACTCGGGGCGGTTCAGCCACTGCCACCGCCACCGCGAGGACTACGAGGACACCGGGGAGTTCCTCGAATCGCGCGGGTACAACCGGTAGTCACCGATGTCCGAGTCTCCGTCCGGCGTCACCGGCGGGCCGCCCGACCACGTCGGCCAGCTGCTGGACGCGGTGTCGTACGCGGTGTGGCTGACCGTGCTGTTCTCCGCGCTGTCGGCCGTGCTCGCTGTGCTGGCGGGCTGGCGGCCGGCACCGGGCGTGAAGTACGGGCTGTTCGTGTTCGGGTGGCTGGCGTTCGGCTTCGGGACGTTCAAGCTGCTGCCGTCGCGGCCGTGGAAGGACGACGAGGGGAGCGTCGACGCCCTCGGTGCGGACGCCGACCAGACGAAGTTCCAGGCGCTCGTCCAGCGGCTGCCGCCGGCGCGGTTCCGACCCGTCCCCGTCGCGGACCGCCTGCCGACCGGCGCCCGCGTGTTCGTCGGATCGCTGGCGATGCTCGGAACGTCTATCGTCCTCGAGCAAGTCTTCGGAATCGGGCCGTAGCGCGCCTGAAACGCCGCCTCTCCGCGGAACTTTCTTACGTGTGAGCGCACAACCCGCAGCCATGCCCGAGAAGCCCCGCAACGACAGCGGCCTCCCCGACGAACAGGAACAACAGGAGGAGCGACAGCGGCGAGTGGAGCGCGTCTCGCAGAACGCCGACGAGTACAAGCAGTCCTGGAAGGCGACCATCGAGGACATGCACGCGCTCGCCGAGCAGCGCGAGGACGAGGGGTGGGACGTGCTCGAACTGATCGCCGGGGACACCGCGCCGATGGGACGGGGCACGGGCGAGGACGAGGGCGAGTTCGGCCTCTCGTACGTCGTCGGCGCCGACGACGCGGAGGCATTTCGGGAAGTGTTCGAGGCCGGGGAGTTCCCGGTCTACGACGTCTACCGGCAGACCCAGATGGGGCACGTGTTCGTCGTGACCGAGCTCCGGGACCCGGACATCGAGCAGGTCGTGTTCATCGCCGGCGCGTACGTCCAGCGCGACGAGAAGATGTGCGCGTACACCGCCCGCGAGGAGGGCGAGATGTACACGCACGTCCGCAAGCTCGACGGGACGAAGCTGGGCGTGTTCCGCCACGAGGGCTACGAGAAGTTCTTCCCGCACGCCGACCGGATGCCCGACCTCGACGAGGGCTGGGTCAGCGACGCGTAGGACGCGAGGACGGCCGGAGTCGGCGGCGAGACGCGCTGAACGGGTGTCGTAGCCTACAAATGGGTGGGGACAGTACGACGGCTACATGAACGTCGCTGACGCGATGACCCCCCGGGACGACGTGGTTACCGTCGAGCTTCCGGGGACGCGGGACGACATCCTCGAGTACATCCAGGAGCGGAAGTTCTCCTCCGTACCCGTAGTGAAGCCGAGCGAGGGCGGCGAGCAGTACCGGGGGCTGGTCTCCCGGGACGACCTCATCGAGCGCCCCGAGGAGGACCAGCTCGCGATGCTGATGCGGGACGTGCCGACGACGACAACCGACGCGACCATCAAGGAAGTCGCGGCGCTGATGCGGCGCGAGGGAGCGCGCCGCGTGCCGGTCGTCGAGGACGGCCGCCTCGAGGGCATCATCACCGTCACCGACGTGGTGCGGGCCATCGCGGACGGCGAGGAGGACGGCGACACGCCGGCCGGCGAGCTCGCGCGCGAGGACGTGAACACGACGTACGTGGAGACGCCGCTGACGGTCGCGGAGCGCGAAATCTCGTACGCGAACGTGCCGTACACCATCGTCCTCGGCGACGAGGCGGAGATGGCGGGCGTGCTCACGGAGGTCGACATCATCGACGTCGCCCGCGTCGTGGAGGGCGAGGACGACACCGGCGACTCCATCGCGGACGACGACGACGACTGGAAGTGGGAGTCCATCAAGGCGGTCGGCGCGCGCTACCTGCCGACGCGGAACGTCGAGATTCCCGCGGCGCCGACCCGCGAGTTCATGACCGGGGACGTGGTGACGGTGACGAAGCGCCGGACCGCCCGCGAGGTCGCCCAGACGATGCTGACGAACGACATCGAACAGGTGCCGCTGGTCTCGGGAGACAGCCTCGCCGGCGTCGTGCGGGACGTCGACCTGCTGCGAGGGTTGGCCGATGAGTGACCTCGACGAGCTCGCGCGCCGCCGCGGGTTCTTCTTCCAGGCGAACGAAGCCTACGGCGGTGTCTCCGGGTTCTACACGTACGGTCCGGAGGGCGCGGCGCTCAAGCGCAACGTCGAGGAGACGTGGCGGGACCGCTTCGTGACCCGCGAGGGGAACATGGAGATCGACGCGCCGACCGTCACTCCGGAGCCGGTGTTCGTGGCGTCGGGCCACCTCGACGGCTTCGACGACATGCTCGTGGAGTGCGCGGAGTGCGGGGAGAGCCACCGCGCGGACCACGTCGTCGAGGACAACACGGACATCGAGGACGCCGAGACGTACCCGACCGAGAAGGTCGAGGACATCATCGCCGAGCACGACCTCGTGTGCCCGACCTGTGGCGCGCCGCTGGCCGGCCAGTCGGTCGTGGAGTTCAACCTGATGTTCGACACGACCATCGGCCCGGGCGAGGGCCAGCCGGGCTACCTGCGCCCGGAGACCGCCCAGGGGATGTTCACGGAGTTCCCGCGGCTGAAGGAGTACGCGCGCAACCAGCTGCCGTTCGGCGCGGCCCAGATCGGCGCGGGCTACCGGAACGAGATCAGCCCGCGGAACGCGCTCGTGCGCGCCCGGGAGTTCACGATGGCGGAACTGGAGTTCTTCGTCGACCCCGAGGGCGAGGGGCCGGACCTCGACCGCGTGGCGGACGTCGAACTGCCGCTGTACCCGGCCAACGCCCAGCAGGCCGACGGCGAGGAGTACCTCCACCTGACGCCCCAGGAAGCCTTAGAGGAGGGCGTCGTGGGCGGCGAGTGGGTGGCGTACTTCCTCGCGCGCTCGAAGCAGTGGTTCGAGCGCGTCGGCGTGGACATGGAGCGCTTCCGGTTCCGCCAGCACCTCCCCGGCGAGCTCGCTCACTACGCCGCCGACTGCTGGGACGCGGAGGGTGAGGTCGACGGCGACTGGATCGAACTGGAGGGCGTCGCCTCTCGTACCGACTACGACCTCTCGAAGCACAGCGAGCACGCCGACGACTCCTTCACCGTCTTCCAGCAGTTCGACGAGCCGAAGACGGTCGAGCGCGCGACCGTCGACCCCGACATGTCCTACCTCGGGCCGGAGTTCGGCGGCGACGCCGCGGCCGTCGCGGACGCCCTCGAAGCGCTCGCGGAGCGCGACCGGTCGGCGTTCGACGGCGAGGAAGTGACCGTCGAGGTGGACGGCGAGGAGCACACGGTTCCCACCGAGAAGACCGGGTTCAGCGTCGAGGAAGTCACCGAGTCCGGCCGACACATCGTCCCGCACGTCGTCGAACCGGCGTTCGGCGTCGGGCGCGCCGTCTACACGGTGCTCGCGCACAACTACGACGAGGACGAGGTCGAGGGCGAGACCCGGGACGTGCTCCGCCTGCCGGCGGAAGTGGCGCCGACGACGGTCGGCGTGTTCCCGCTGATGGACAAGGACGGCCTCGGCGAGACCGCTCGCGACCTCGCGGCGGACCTCCGCGAGGCCGGTCTCTCGGTGACGTACGACGACTCCGGGAACATCGGCCGCCGGTACCGCCGGCAGGACGAGGTCGGGACGCCGTACTGCGTGACCGTCGACTACGACACCTTCGAGGACGACACGGTGACGCTGCGGGACCGCGACACGACCGACCAGGTGCGCGTCGCCGTCGACGACCTCGTGGACGTGCTGCCCGCGCTCCGGGACGGCGACATCGCGTTCGAGGAGCTGTAACGGTGAGCGAGCTCGGCCGCCGGCTGGTGCACGCGAGCGGCACGCTCCTCCCGGGAGCGTTCCTCGCGGGCGTACTGAGTTGGCCGGCGGTCCAGTGGCTACTGGTCGTCGGGTCAGCAGGCGCCGCGGTCCTCGAAGTGCTGCGCCTGTCGGGGTACGTCTCGTGGCGCATCTTCGACCGCCTCACCCGCGAGTACGAGCAGGACAACGTCGCGGGGTACGCGCTGTACATGTTCTCGTGGACGGCGACCGCGTGGCTGTTCGACCCGCCGATCGCGGTGCCCGCCATGCTGATGCTCGCGCTCGCGGATCCCGCCAGCGGCCTGCTCTCGCGGGACGCCGGCCTCGAGATGAAAGAGGGGTGGGTGCTGCTCGCGACGTTCGGCATCTGCATGGCCATCGCCACGCTGCTCGACGTGCCGGTCGTCCCCGCGATCGCCGGCGCGCTCGTCGCGACGCTCGCTGACGGCACGACGCCCGTGATTCGCGGCTACGTCATCGACGATAACGCCACGATTCCCCTCGGTGCTGCCGTGGCGATGTGGGCCGTCTGGCTCGTCGTTTGAGTCCGGGTCCGTTTCCACTGCACACTTCGTCGTTCACGAATCCAGAAAGCCCCGAGGCTGTAGACTCGGGGGCTCGTTGCGCTCCTCGGTCGCTTCGCTCCCTACGGTGCTTACGTCGCCTGCCTTCGTCTACAGCCTCGCCCCTTTCAGTCCGCCCACGGCGGCTAACCAACCGGTAGCGGGAGGGATTGAAAGGGGCGGCGGGCTCGCTAGCCGAGGCGACGCAAGCACGCGACCGCAGGGAGCGCGCGCACCGAGCCGCAGGCAGCGAGCCCGCCGGGGCTTTCGAGGTGTCGAAAACCACCACGTCTCTGTCCCAGTACGACTACTTTCACCGCGGTACGCGAACCCTTAACCACGTGAGCGACGTACGATGGCGCGAATGCCGGAGTCCGCGCACGTGGAGCACCCGATGCTGGCCGAGGGCGCCATCGAGGCGCGCCAGTACCAGCTGAAACTCGCTGCGGCCGCCCGCGAGGACCACACGCTCGTCTGCCTCCCCACCGGCCTGGGGAAGACGGCGGTAAGCCTGCTGGTGACCGCGTACCGCCTGGCCGACGACGCGGGCGGGAAGTCCCTCCTGCTGGCGCCGACGAAGCCGCTTGTCGAACAGCACGCCGCGTTCTACCGGGAGGCGCTCACCGTCCCGGACGACGAGGTGGTCGTGTTCACGGGGGAGACGCGGCCCGACGACCGCGCCGAGATGTGGACGGACGCCCGGGTCGTGGTGGCGACGCCGCAGGTCGTGGAGAACGACCTCGTGGGCGGCCGCGTGTCGCTGCGGGACGTCGTGCACTGCACGTTCGACGAGTGCCACCGCGCGACGGGAGACTACGCGTACACGTACATCGCGGAGCGCTACCACAGCGACGCCGCGGACCCGCTGGTGACCGCGATGTCCGCCTCGCCCGGCGGCAACGAGGAGGACATCCGCACGGTCTGCGAGAACCTCGGCGTGTCGAACGTCGAGGTGATGACCGAGGACGACGCGGACGTCGACGACCACACGTACGAGACTGACGTGCAGTGGGAGCGCATCGAACTCCCGGACGAAGTGCTGGCGGTCCGGGACGCGCTCAACGACGTCATTAAAGACCGGCTGGAGAAGCTCCGCGAGCTCGGCGTGACGCGGGCGTCGAGCCCGGACGTTTCCCAGAAGGACCTGAACAAGATTCGCGCGAAGCTCCAGGAGCTCATCGACAACGACCAGAGCGAGGGCTACCAGGGGATGAGCGTCCACGCGGAGGTGATGAAGCTCCGGCGCGCTGTCGAACTCGTGGAGACCCAGAGCGTGGAGTCGGTCCGGCGGTACTTCGAGCGGCAGCGAAACGCCGCGAACTCCTCGGGGGCGTCGAAGGCCAGCCAGCGGCTCGTCTCCGAACCCAAGGTGAAAGAGGCGATGCGGCGGGCCGACGACTTCGACGGCCTCCACCCGAAGTTCCGGCGCGCCAGAATGCTGCTCGCCGAAACCCTCGGCATCGAAGAAGGCGAGCGCGTCATCGTGTTCACCGAGTCCAGAGACACCGCCGAGGCGCTCACGGAGTTCCTCGGCCAGCACTTCGACACGCGGCGGTTCGTCGGGCAGGGCGACGCGGACGGCAGCGACGGGATGACCCAGACGGAGCAACGGGAGACCTTAGACGAGTTCCGGGCGGGGGAGTTCGACGTGCTCGTCTCCACGAGCGTCGCCGAAGAGGGACTGGACGTCCCCGAGGTCGACCTCGTGCTGTTCTTCGAGCCGGTGCCGACGGCGATTCGCTCCGTCCAGCGGAAGGGCCGGACGGGCCGCCAGACGGAGGGGAAGGTCGTCGTGCTGATGGCCGAGGACACCCGCGACGAGGCGTACTTCTGGATCTCGCGGCGCCGCGAACAGGAGATGGAAGACGAGCTCCGCGAGCTGAAGGACCTCGCGGACGACATCGAGGGCGACCTGAGCGAGGACCAGCGCGCGCTCGACGAGTACGGCGGCGCCGACGCCGCGAGCGAAACCCGCGACTCCCAGCCCGCCGAGGCGGACGGGGGCGGCGGCGAGACGCAAGCCGGGCTCACCGACTTCGACGCGCCGGACCCCGAGGACGTCGAGGGTAGCAGCGACGACGAGGACGCGGTGGCGGCGCGCGCGGACAGCGGCGACGGCGAAACCATCGAGGTCGTCGTCGACCAGCGCGAACTCGACTCGAACATCGCGCGCGAGCTCTCGAAGCGCGACGAGGTCGAGACGCGCCTGGAGACGCTCTCCGTGGGCGACTACGTGCTCTCGGACCGCGTCGCCATCGAGCGGAAGACCCACGGCGACTTCCTGGACACGCTGCTGGGCGGCGACCGCTCCATCTTCGAGCAGGCCAAAGACCTCACGCGGCACTACACGCGGCCCGTGCTCGTCCTGGAGGGCGACGGCGACCTCTACGCGGAGCGCAACGTCCACCCGAACGCGATTCGCGCGGCGCTGGCGTCGCTGGCCGTCGACTGGGGCATCAGCGTGGTGCACACGCGCGGCGAGGACGACACCGCGGAGATGGTCGAGACCATCGCCGAACGCGAGCAGACGGACAACGACCGCGAGGTGAGCGCGCACGGCGAGAAGGCCGCGAAGACCCTCGGCGAGCAACAGGAGTACGTCGTCTCCTCGATCGCGGACGTCGGCCCGGTGACCGCGCGGTCGCTGCTCGAGGAGTTCGGCACCGTCGAGGCCGTGATGACCGCCCGCGAGGACGACCTCACGGAGGCGGACGGCGTCGGCCAGGTGACGGCCGAGCGCATCCGCGAGGTCGTCGGCAGCGACTACCGGCCGGACGCGTAGCCGTCAGCCGCGGTCGGCGCGGTGCTCGCTGATGATGGAGTCGACCATGCTCTCCTTGCGCTCGCGCTCGCGCTCGGCCTTCCGGTCGTGCCAGTCCGCAATCACGGCCTCGACGTCGCTCTCGGTGGCGACGGCGAGCTCGTCGACCTCGCGGATGGTGACGTCGTCGGCGGGCCCGACGGGGATCTCGTGCTCGAACAGCACCTCGTCGGCGGCGTCCGACAGCCCGCCCGAGCGCAGCACGACCCGGGGCTCGAGCTCCGAGAGCAGCTCCGCGGTCGAGCGCCCCGCGCCGGAGGCGTCCCGGAGGTAGACGACGTCGCCCGCGGCGATGCCGTACTCCTCGTCGGCGGCCTCGATGGCGCCGACGGTGAACTGGTCGACGGGCTTCACCGCGACGAGGTCGCCGTCCGCGTCGACGTCGCCGAGGTTCGAGTGGTCGAGCTTCCAGAGGTCCTTGAGCCGTTCGAGCTTCCCCTCCAGTTCGTCGGCGCGTTCGCGTTCCGCCTCCAGTTCGGTTTCGAGGCGGTCGTTCTCCCACTGGAGCTGCGTGAGCTCGCGGCGCTCGCGGGCCTCCTGGCGCTCCTCGCGGCGGGCCTCCGAGAGCTCCTCCTCGTACTCCTCGAGTTGCTCGTCTTTCTCGTCGAGTTCGGCTTCGAGGTCGTCGACGTGGTCCTGGAGGCGCGCGACCTGCGCTTCGAGGTCCCGAATCCGGCGCTCCTCGTCGGTGAGCTCGCGGGGTTCGTGCTCGACGGACTCCTCTTCGGGCTCGTCGGTCTCCGTGAGGTCGTCGACGACCGCCGCGAGCGGCTCGCCGTCGCCGACCACGCGCGAGACGACTTCGCCGCGGTCGAGTTCGCGGGGCGTCTCCTCGGTGGCGCGCCGGATCTGGTCGGCGTGGTCGTCCCGCGCGAACAGCGCCGCGGCCATCGCGTCGCGCTGGTGGTCGTCGTCGTAGCCCTCCTCGCGCGTGCGGTGTTGCTTCTCGTCGATTGGGAGGTCCGAGTCGGGCGTCCAGCCGGCGGCGTCGAAGCTCGCGCGGATCTTCTCGACGGTCGCCGGCATCGGCGTCACGTCCGCCGCCACCACGACGGGCCGGCCGCGCTCGATGATCCACTCGATGACTTCGGCGGTGTCGGCGGTGCGCGTGCTCGTGACGTCGAGCAGCCGGCCGTCGAGCGCGACGAGCGCGACCGCGGTGGTCGTCCCGGGGTCGACGCCGACGAACACGCGGTCGCGGCGCCGCGCCAGCGGCTTGAACTCGATGCCGTCCCGGCGCACCGGCTCGACCTCGACGCGCGTGTCCCCCGAGCGACGACTGCTCACGGGGATGTCCTCGGGGCGGGCCTGCACCGTGAACACGGCGTTGGCGTACCCGCCGTACTTCTCGGTGACCTCGCGCTCGTAGTCGAGGCCGGCGTCGTCGAGGTCGGACTCGACCTCGCGGGCGACCCGCTTCACGGAGCCGTGGATGCGCCGCGTGAAGCGGTCCTCGCTCCACCCGCCACCGCCGCCCGTCGAGCGCCCGCGGGATACCTTCACGGTGGTCTCGTCGGTGAACGCCGACACCTCGTAGCCGACGTTGCGCGCGGCGAGCCGGGCGGACGCCTCGGCCTCCTGCATCGCGGGCTTGCCGTACGGGACGCCGTGGCGTTTCGCGACCCGGGAGAGGGGCTCCGGGCGCTCGTCGCCGGTGACCTGCACGAGCTTCGTCTCCTCGGGGAGCCCGCGGAGGAAGTGCACGAGCTGGTCCTTGTCGGCGGCCAGCTCGTACATGTTGTCGGTCGCGAGAATCGCGGGCGCCTCGTCGTCGAGGCGCCGCAGGAGCTTCCGGCGGCTCACCACGTCGCGTTCGACGACCTCGCCGTCGAAGACGACCAGCGCGTACGAGGGGGCGTCCCCGCGCACGTCGCCGCTCTGGACGTCGACGCCGAACACGCGGGCGTCGAGCGCGCTCGTCCGGGTACTCACGTTCACGGACGTAGGGCGTGACGGCTAATAAGTGCACGGCGGGAGCGGAGTCGGCGCCCGGCCCGGCCGATCACTCCGACTCCTTCCAGTCGCTGGCGTCGCCCTCGCGGAACTCGCCTTTGGCGTGGCGCTCCCGCGGCCAGAACGCGACGACCACCAGCGCGACGTAGAACACGCCGACGACGGCGACGACCGCGACCCCGGGGATGCGTGCGATTGCGGCGGTCGACAGCCAGTCCTCGCGGGGGGCGAACACGGTGATTCGGAACACCCACGCGGCGAGCAGGACGGAGAACAGCGCGAGGTAGACGCGCTGGAGGCGGTTCGCGAGCGCCTCGCCGAGGGAGACTTTGACCGTCGGCCGGCGGTAGTCGTCGCTCAGCTGTACGCGCCAGTCCTCGCTCTCGACGCCCCGTGTGGGGTCGAGGGCGTTCGCGAACAGGTTCTCCTGGAGCAGGCGCACCCGCGAGCGGAACACGTCGTAGTCGCGGTAGCGCCGCGCCTCCACGCCGAGGAAGACGGCGACGACGACGACGCCGACCAGCAGCACGTAGTGGGGGTTGTCGGGGCTGGAGAACGCCCACGTCAGAATCGCCGCCATCAGCGTCACCGCCCACGTCGTGGTCTGGTCGAGGCGCTGGCGCCACGTCCCCACGCGGTCGACTTCCCCGCGGTAGGCGTGGGCCATCACGGACCCCAGTTCCCCGCCGTCGTCGCCGACGTCGCGGCCCACCTCGCGCTGGTCGGCGGTCGTCGGGTCGAAGTCGTCGCTGCTCGAATCCATGGGGCGCGGTCGTCAGCGGCGGAGCAGACCGAGAATCCGCGAGCGGGCGTCGTCCGCGGATTCGTAGGTCCGGTCCTCGGACTCGTCGAGGACGTCTTCGAGCGATTCGGACCCGTCGCGGGTCTCGACCTCGTAGTCGCCGTACGTCTCCACGAGCTCCTCGGTGTCCGCGGGGTAGTCGTGGGACTCGAGGGCGTCGTCGAGCTCGCCGAGGTGGTCGTCGGGCTCCTCGTGGACCGGTTCCGGCTCGTCCGCGCGGGTCTGAGCCTCCTCCTGCATGCGCTTCCGCTGTCGCTTCTCCTCGTTGTCGGCCTGCTCCTCGCGGCCCTGTTTGTCGTCTGCCATCTAGTCGAATACGACGCTGGTCCGGATAACTCGACGGCCGGTACTCGCAAGCACCACGCTCCACGAGCGACAAAATAGGTAAGTGTCGGTCGTCCTAACAGACTCGCGGCAGCGGCACACGCGACAGTTCTCCGCCGCTGGACTCACCAAGATGCCACTCGCCGACGTACTCGACGCGGCCCGAGCGCGACAGAAGACCCTCGTCGTCCACGGCGCGAGCGCCGACGACTTCGCGGCGTACTTCGAGAGCCGGAACGTGGACGTCGTCGAGGGCGAACCATACGACGAGTCGGCGCCGTTCGCCACGGTGCGGGAGGACGACCAGTTCCGCGCCGCGGTCTCGCTGACGGACCTGCGGGCGTACTTCGAGCCGCCGGTCGAGGAGCCCGACGACTACCCCGCGGCGACCCACGCGCTGCACGAACTGCTCGACGACTCCGTGTTCCGGTCGCTCTCGCACCGGCAGCTGCTCGCGACCGCGCGGGAGATCGAGGACCGCGCGTGGCGCACCGGGACGGGGACGCTGCACGCGGGCTTCCAGACGCGGGCGGCGTTCGAGCGGGAGCTCCCCCACTACCGGCGGCTCGTCGAGGAGACGGCCCTCGACGTGCACGCGTACTTCGTGCCGTCACCCGGCGGGGTGTCGCTCGCCGACGAGCCGGTCACGGTCCACGAGACGCCGCATCCGGACGTGGGGAAGTTCTGGTTCGTGGTGTTCGACGGCGGTCGCACCGACCAGCAGTGCGCGCTCGTCGCCGAGCAACACGAGAGCGACGCGTTCCGCGGCGTCTGGACGTACGACAGCGACCTGGTGGCGATCGCGCTGGACGCCGTCTCCGAGGTGGCGGCGCGTCAGTCGGCGTCGGGGTAAGGGACGTCGTAGGTGAGGCCGTCGTGGGCGACGAACACCTCGCCGTCGAAGTCGACGGCCTCGGCGTCCTCGCGCAGCTCGCGGGCGTCGCCGGCGTACCGCGAGGAGACGTGCGTGAGCGCGAGCGCTCTGGCGTCGGCACGAGCGGCGATTTCGGCGGCCTGCCCGGCCGTCGAGTGGCCGGTCTCGGCGGCGCGGTCGGCGGCGTCGTCGGCGAACGTCGCGTCGTGGACGAGGAGGTCGGCGCCCTCCGCGGCGGCGGCGACGGCGTCGTGGGGGCTGGTGTCGCCGGTGTAGACGAACTTGCGGCCGGGCCGGGGGTCGCCGACGACCTGTTCGGGGCGGACGACGGTGCCGTCGTCGAGTTCGACGGGCTGGCCGTCGTGGAGCTGCGAGAACTTCGGGCCGACGGGGACGCCGAGCTCCTCGGCGCGCTCGCGGTCGAAGCGGCCCTTCCGGTCGTCCTCGACGAGCGCGTACCCCACGGAGGTCGTCCGGTGAGCGGTGTCGAACGCGCGGACCTCGTACTCGGGGCGGTCGAGGACCGTCTCGCCGGCGGACACCTCGCTGACGCGGACGGGGAAGCCGACGTCGCCGCCGACGGCGAACACGAGCGCCTCGATTCGGTCGCCGAGGCCCCGCGGGACGTGAATCGTGAGGGGGTCGGCGCGGTCGTTGAAGTCCCACGTCTGGACGAGGCCGGGGAGCCCGAAGACGTGGTCGCCGTGGGCGTGCGTGACGAACACGTCGGAGACGTCGAACCCCGTGCCGTACTGCATCATCTGGCGCTGGGTGGCCTCGCCGGCGTCGAAGAGGAAGGCGTCGCCCTCCCGCCGCACGAACACCGAACTGGGGTTCCGTTCGGTGGTCGGGACGGCCCCACTCGTCCCGAGAAACGTCACCTGCAGAGTCATACCACGACGTGGGGGTGGCGCGCGCAAAACCCCACCGAAAGGCGAACGCCTCCGAGAGAGCTACGCGTCGCCGGCCGACACGGCCGGTAAGCCGATCTTGTCGAGAGTACGTCGGCCCTGTTATCAGGTAGCAGTTAC
Proteins encoded in this region:
- a CDS encoding oligopeptide/dipeptide ABC transporter ATP-binding protein; the encoded protein is MTSLYQQEREAAMGAETGETLVEVRDLKTYYGGQGLFAGKPVKAVDGVSFEIERGETLGLVGESGCGKSTLGRTLMQLETATSGEVRYDGTDVTTLSGSDLKEWRQNVQMVFQDPDSSLNDRMTVGEIVMEPLNVHNWKTPQDRRRRVRELLETVGLSEEHYFRYPFQFSGGQRQRIGIARALALEPDFLVLDEPVSALDVSVQAKILNLLNDLQEEFGLTYLIIAHDLSVVEHVCDRVAVMYLGNIMELGPAENLFEDPANPYTNALLSAIPEADPSVEKDRMTLRGTPPSPRDPPTGCVFSTRCPTKIRPEAYEDLDDDVWEAVEVFREVVRERAGVTKSTTDRVKELVGLGSDGPDIEEAADDVFDDLDVPSDVSQHVDTAVEYVNHDDPQSAREHLREAFGSVCEREVPENHVVDDSGRFSHCHRHREDYEDTGEFLESRGYNR
- a CDS encoding CBS domain-containing protein, which codes for MNVADAMTPRDDVVTVELPGTRDDILEYIQERKFSSVPVVKPSEGGEQYRGLVSRDDLIERPEEDQLAMLMRDVPTTTTDATIKEVAALMRREGARRVPVVEDGRLEGIITVTDVVRAIADGEEDGDTPAGELAREDVNTTYVETPLTVAEREISYANVPYTIVLGDEAEMAGVLTEVDIIDVARVVEGEDDTGDSIADDDDDWKWESIKAVGARYLPTRNVEIPAAPTREFMTGDVVTVTKRRTAREVAQTMLTNDIEQVPLVSGDSLAGVVRDVDLLRGLADE
- the glyS gene encoding glycine--tRNA ligase; translated protein: MSDLDELARRRGFFFQANEAYGGVSGFYTYGPEGAALKRNVEETWRDRFVTREGNMEIDAPTVTPEPVFVASGHLDGFDDMLVECAECGESHRADHVVEDNTDIEDAETYPTEKVEDIIAEHDLVCPTCGAPLAGQSVVEFNLMFDTTIGPGEGQPGYLRPETAQGMFTEFPRLKEYARNQLPFGAAQIGAGYRNEISPRNALVRAREFTMAELEFFVDPEGEGPDLDRVADVELPLYPANAQQADGEEYLHLTPQEALEEGVVGGEWVAYFLARSKQWFERVGVDMERFRFRQHLPGELAHYAADCWDAEGEVDGDWIELEGVASRTDYDLSKHSEHADDSFTVFQQFDEPKTVERATVDPDMSYLGPEFGGDAAAVADALEALAERDRSAFDGEEVTVEVDGEEHTVPTEKTGFSVEEVTESGRHIVPHVVEPAFGVGRAVYTVLAHNYDEDEVEGETRDVLRLPAEVAPTTVGVFPLMDKDGLGETARDLAADLREAGLSVTYDDSGNIGRRYRRQDEVGTPYCVTVDYDTFEDDTVTLRDRDTTDQVRVAVDDLVDVLPALRDGDIAFEEL
- a CDS encoding dolichol kinase; its protein translation is MSELGRRLVHASGTLLPGAFLAGVLSWPAVQWLLVVGSAGAAVLEVLRLSGYVSWRIFDRLTREYEQDNVAGYALYMFSWTATAWLFDPPIAVPAMLMLALADPASGLLSRDAGLEMKEGWVLLATFGICMAIATLLDVPVVPAIAGALVATLADGTTPVIRGYVIDDNATIPLGAAVAMWAVWLVV
- a CDS encoding DEAD/DEAH box helicase encodes the protein MARMPESAHVEHPMLAEGAIEARQYQLKLAAAAREDHTLVCLPTGLGKTAVSLLVTAYRLADDAGGKSLLLAPTKPLVEQHAAFYREALTVPDDEVVVFTGETRPDDRAEMWTDARVVVATPQVVENDLVGGRVSLRDVVHCTFDECHRATGDYAYTYIAERYHSDAADPLVTAMSASPGGNEEDIRTVCENLGVSNVEVMTEDDADVDDHTYETDVQWERIELPDEVLAVRDALNDVIKDRLEKLRELGVTRASSPDVSQKDLNKIRAKLQELIDNDQSEGYQGMSVHAEVMKLRRAVELVETQSVESVRRYFERQRNAANSSGASKASQRLVSEPKVKEAMRRADDFDGLHPKFRRARMLLAETLGIEEGERVIVFTESRDTAEALTEFLGQHFDTRRFVGQGDADGSDGMTQTEQRETLDEFRAGEFDVLVSTSVAEEGLDVPEVDLVLFFEPVPTAIRSVQRKGRTGRQTEGKVVVLMAEDTRDEAYFWISRRREQEMEDELRELKDLADDIEGDLSEDQRALDEYGGADAASETRDSQPAEADGGGGETQAGLTDFDAPDPEDVEGSSDDEDAVAARADSGDGETIEVVVDQRELDSNIARELSKRDEVETRLETLSVGDYVLSDRVAIERKTHGDFLDTLLGGDRSIFEQAKDLTRHYTRPVLVLEGDGDLYAERNVHPNAIRAALASLAVDWGISVVHTRGEDDTAEMVETIAEREQTDNDREVSAHGEKAAKTLGEQQEYVVSSIADVGPVTARSLLEEFGTVEAVMTAREDDLTEADGVGQVTAERIREVVGSDYRPDA